A single window of Ictalurus furcatus strain D&B chromosome 3, Billie_1.0, whole genome shotgun sequence DNA harbors:
- the znf503 gene encoding zinc finger protein 503, with product MSTSPSAIALRNSDTVRAWESCSSRNNSSASINKPFLHPVPPTDPLRQAKRLPIKVLKMLTARTGHILHPEYLQPLPSTPVSPIELDAKKSPLALLAQTCSQIGKPDPPPSSKLSSVTSNGSSEKETKSGPLKLSDIGVEDKSSFKPYSKPADKKDSSSGVSSGEKSGFRVPSATCQPFTPGTGSPNSSTSASPMPSETKGERDEKKEADCNKTCSTDGSGATGVSHSRISVSCAGINVEVNQHQETTSGSKAATSESSSVSSASSAAVLGSGLVAPVSPYKPGQTVFPLPPAGMTYPGSLAGAYAGYPQHFLPHGGSLVNAQLSSLGSKAGSSPLAGASPPSIMSASLCRDPYCLSYHCASHLAGAAGASCTHDSAAAALKSGYPLMYPTHPLHGVHSTPPSFGGHPLYPYGFMLPNDPLPHVCNWVSANGPCDKRFSSSEELLNHLRTHTAFTGAEKLISGYPSSSSLASAAAAAMACHMHMPPSGPPGSPGTLALRSPHHALGLSSRYHPYSKSPLPTPGAPVPVPAATGPYYSPYALYGQRLTTASALGYQ from the exons ATGAGCACATCGCCCTCTGCTATTGCTCTAAGAAATAGCGATACCGTTCGAGCCTGGGAAAGCTGCAGTTCTCGGAATAACAGCTCAGCGAGCATCAACAAGCCTTTTCTCCATCCCGTCCCTCCAACGGACCCTTTACGCCAAGCCAAGCGACTTCCCATCAAGGTTCTGAAAATGCTGACGGCACGCACGGGACACATTTTGCACCCGGAGTACCTCCAACCTTTACCTTCTACTCCGGTTAGCCCAATCGAG CTAGATGCAAAGAAAAGTCCACTGGCTCTTCTTGCGCAAACGTGTTCTCAGATCGGTAAACCGGACCCTCCGCCTTCGTCTAAACTCTCCTCAGTTACATCAAATGGATCTAGCGAGAAGGAGACCAAGTCCGGTCCTTTAAAACTGAGCGACATCGGCGTGGAAGATAAATCGAGCTTCAAGCCGTACTCCAAACCAGCAGATAAGAAGGACTCGTCCTCGGGGGTTTCTAGCGGGGAGAAGTCTGGTTTCCGTGTGCCGAGCGCCACCTGCCAGCCGTTCACTCCCGGCACTGGCAGCCCGAATTCCAGCACTTCTGCTTCCCCGATGCCGTCCGAGACCaaaggagagagggatgaaaagaaagaagctgACTGTAATAAAACCTGCAGCACGGACGGCTCTGGAGCTACCGGTGTCAGCCACAGCAGGATAAGCGTGAGCTGTGCTGGAATTAACGTGGAGGTCAACCAGCACCAGGAGACCACGTCTGGATCCAAGGCCGCTACGTCAGAATCGTCGTCGGTGTCTTCCGCTTCCTCTGCGGCTGTTCTGGGGTCGGGTCTTGTGGCACCCGTTTCTCCGTACAAACCTGGACAGACAGTTTTCCCTTTACCCCCTGCCGGCATGACATACCCTGGAAGTTTAGCTGGGGCCTACGCGGGCTATCCTCAGCACTTCCTGCCCCACGGCGGAAGTCTGGTGAACGCGCAGCTCAGCTCCCTTGGAAGCAAAGCTGGATCGAGCCCATTAGCAGGGGCTTCTCCACCGTCCATTATGTCTGCCAGTCTTTGCAGAGACCCGTACTGCTTGAGTTATCATTGTGCCAGTCACTTAGCGGGCGCGGCCGGTGCCTCGTGCACGCACGACTCAGCCGCCGCGGCCCTCAAGTCCGGATATCCGCTCATGTACCCGACGCACCCTTTGCACGGCGTGCACTCCACGCCACCGTCTTTCGGCGGACACCCTTTGTACCCGTACGGCTTCATGCTCCCCAACGACCCGTTGCCTCACGTGTGCAACTGGGTGTCGGCAAACGGGCCATGTGACAAGCGCTTCTCGTCCTCAGAGGAACTGCTTAACCACCTGCGGACGCACACAGCATTCACCGGCGCCGAGAAGTTGATCTCGGGTTATCCGAGCTCGTCGTCCCTTGCCAGCGCTGCCGCCGCGGCCATGGCGTGCCACATGCACATGCCACCGTCCGGACCGCCCGGAAGTCCCGGCACACTCGCACTGAGGAGCCCGCATCACGCGCTCGGACTAAGCAGTCGCTATCACCCGTACTCTAAGAGCCCGTTGCCAACTCCCGGTGCCCCGGTGCCCGTTCCCGCCGCAACCGGCCCTTATTATTCTCCATATGCACTGTACGGCCAGAGACTCACTACAGCGTCAGCGCTCGGATACCAGTGA